In Gossypium arboreum isolate Shixiya-1 chromosome 5, ASM2569848v2, whole genome shotgun sequence, a single genomic region encodes these proteins:
- the LOC108475787 gene encoding TOM1-like protein 9 produces the protein MVNSMVERATNDLLEGPDWARNIEICDMLNQDPGQAKDVIKGIKKKLGSKNSKVQLLALTLLETIIKNCGDIVHMHVAERGILHDMVKIVKKKPDFYVKEKILTLIDTWQEAFGGARARYPQYYVAYQELVRAGAVFPLRSERSAPVFTPPQTQPLSSYPQNIRNSGQQETAEPSAKPEFLSLSLTEIQNARGIMDVLAEMLNALAPGNKEGLRQEVIADLVDQCRTYKLRVVHLVNSTSDESLLCQGLALNDDLQRVLAKHEELASATSSQVGKPKPEPAKELVNVDGPLLNTGDRSKRSDGRSTSSNGASSQPFNQLSLPVAPETNGSTLPAAVNPKMDLLSGDDYSPKADNTLAIVPLGEPQQTTPASQQNALVLIDMFSDSNSTSGSPKIQSSGLAGQTDPLTPQIQQQQQNFHANGTVSNMGSPRYEQSYVQGMGHAWNGQMAQQQQNFHANGTVPNMGSPRYEHSYAQGTGPAWNGQMVQQQQNFHVNGTVSNMGSPRYEQTYAQGTGPAWNGQLVQQHHQNNFYGNGSVSNMGSPRYEQSCAQGTGPAWNGQLVRQQQAHLPVYGAQSSGSLPPPPWEAQAADSSPVAGAQYPHQSVVTQVVVTHTLPQRPQHMGSDHVVGMYIQPITNGNLSAINNQVVPKNQFSGFFPQPIQGAQHTGMHPQQMPANQMASMHPQQMYGNQMGAYGYGELQHIDQKMDGLSIRDDNSLRNSYYQVPTSSYVPPGKASKAEDKLFGDLLDMARIKSINTTPRAW, from the exons ATGGTGAACTCTATGGTGGAGAGAGCAACGAACGACTTGCTGGAAGGGCCTGATTGGGCGAGGAATATTGAGATCTGCGACATGCTTAATCAGGACCCTGG GCAAGCGAAGGATGTCATTAAAGGCATAAAAAAGAAGCTCGGAAGTAAAAATTCTAAAGTTCAACTTCTTGCACTAACT CTACTAGAGACTATCATAAAAAACTGTGGGGACATTGTACATATGCATGTTGCAGAGAGAGGTATTCTTCACGACATGGTCAAAATAGTCAAGAAAAAG CCTGATTTTTATGTGAAAGAGAAGATATTGACTCTGATTGACACTTGGCAAGAAGCATTTGGAGGAGCAAGGGCAAGATATCCACAATATTATGTTGCGTACCAGGAGTTGGTG CGTGCTGGGGCAGTATTCCCCCTGAGATCTGAGAGGTCCGCACCTGTATTTACACCTCCTCAGACACAACCTTTGTCTTCTTATCCCCAAAACATTCGCAATTCTGGTCAGCAAGAGACGGCTGAGCCTTCTGCAAAGCCTGAGTTCCTAAGCCTGAG TTTGACAGAAATTCAGAACGCACGAGGTATTATGGATGTCCTTGCAGAAATGCTAAATGCTTTAGCTCCTGGGAACAAGGAG GGACTTAGGCAGGAGGTTATTGCTGACTTAGTGGATCAGTGCCGTACTTACAAATTAAGAGTTGTACACCTTGTTAATTCCACATC GGATGAGTCACTACTATGTCAAGGTTTAGCATTGAATGATGATTTGCAGCGAGTACTGGCAAAACATGAAGAATTAGCTTCAGCAACTTCTTCTCAAGTAGGCAAACCTAAGCCTGAACCTGCTAAAGAACTTGTGAATGTTGATGGTCCCCTACTCAATACAGGTGATAGAAGCAAGCGTTCTGATGGGAG ATCTACCTCAAGCAATGGTGCAAGTTCTCAACCATTTAATCAGTTATCGCTTCCTGTGGCTCCTGAAACTAATGGTTCAACTCTTCCAGCTGCAGTGAATCCCAAAATGGATCTGCTTAGTGGTGACGACTATTCACCCAAGGCAGATAACACACTGGCCATTGTTCCTTTGGGAGAACCACAACAAACAACTCCTGCATCACAGCAGAATGCCCTTGTTCTCATAGATATGTTCTCTGATAGTAATAGTACCTCTGGTTCTCCAAAAATCCAATCTTCTGGTTTGGCTGGACAAACCGATCCTTTGACTCCTCAAATTCAGCAGCAGCAGCAGAATTTTCATGCGAATGGAACTGTATCTAACATGGGATCACCTCGATATGAGCAGTCATATGTTCAAGGGATGGGTCATGCCTGGAATGGCCAGATGGCTCAGCAGCAGCAGAATTTTCATGCGAATGGAACTGTACCAAACATGGGATCACCTCGATATGAGCATTCGTATGCTCAAGGGACAGGTCCTGCCTGGAATGGCCAGATGGTTCAGCAGCAGCAGAATTTTCATGTGAACGGAACTGTATCGAACATGGGATCACCTCGATATGAGCAGACATATGCTCAAGGCACAGGTCCTGCCTGGAATGGTCAGCTGGTTCAGCAGCATCATCAGAATAACTTTTATGGAAATGGAAGTGTATCAAACATGGGCTCGCCTCGATATGAGCAGTCATGTGCTCAAGGCACAGGTCCTGCCTGGAATGGCCAGCTGGTTCGGCAGCAGCAGGCCCACTTACCTGTCTATG GTGCCCAGAGTAGTGGTTCACTGCCACCACCACCATGGGAAGCACAGGCAGCAGATTCTAGCCCAGTTGCAGGTGCTCAGTACCCCCACCAATCAGTGGTTACTCAAGTTGTTGTAACACATACACTTCCTCAAAGACCTCAGCATATGGGAAGTGATCACGTGGTGGGTATGTATATTCAGCCAATCACAAATGGTAATTTGTCAGCAATTAATAACCAGGTTGTTCCCAAAAACCAGTTTTCTGGTTTTTTTCCCCAACCGATCCAAGGAGCGCAGCATACGGGAATGCATCCACAGCAAATGCCAGCTAACCAGATGGCTTCCATGCATCCTCAACAAATGTACGGGAACCAAATGGGAGCATATGGCTATGGAGAGTTGCAGCATATAGATCAGAAAATGGATGGGCTATCCATCAGAGATGATAATAGCCTGAGAAACTCTTACTACCAGGTTCCCACTTCATCTTATGTTCCACCTGGCAAGGCTTCGAAAGCAGAGGATAAGCTGTTTGGGGACCTTCTTGACATGGCAAGAATTAAATCAATAAACACCACCCCAAGAGCTTGGTAG